TATCGTCTATGTCGATATTAAGCATATTCCAGGTAGAATGGGGAATAATTGGTTCTGTCAAATCACCTTGGTAAACGACTGAATTTCTTCCACAACCAAGCTTGGTTTTGTTAACAAAATCTTTTTTTTCATTCGCAGAAACAAGTCGAGCTATTAAAATATTACGTTTACATATCCCTACCTCTACTCCCATAGCTACTTCTTTTAAATAATCTGAAAAATGGTCTTTTAAT
This region of Deltaproteobacteria bacterium genomic DNA includes:
- a CDS encoding type II toxin-antitoxin system prevent-host-death family antitoxin, which gives rise to MKQVNIAELKDHFSDYLKEVAMGVEVGICKRNILIARLVSANEKKDFVNKTKLGCGRNSVVYQGDLTEPIIPHSTWNMLNIDIDDKTNS